In Streptosporangiales bacterium, the sequence CGCGGTCGCTTCCGCCGTGGGGTCCTCGTCGTCCAGCCGCAGGTCCGGCGGCCTGCGGGTGAAGAAGCGGGTCAGGACGAGCAGGTAGCCGACCCCGACCGCCGTCCAGCCGAGCCCGACCATGAACGTGGTCTTCGACAGGCTGGTCCACAGCCACAGCGTCAGCAGCACGCCGATGCCGGGGATCACCCCGTACAGCACGATGTCGCGCGCCGTACGCCGCCGGTCGTCGACGACGTACTTCTTGATCACCGAGAGGTTCACGAACGAGAACGCGACCAGCGCGCCGAAGCTGATCATCGCCGCCGCGAGCGTCAGCGAGATCCACAGCGCCACCAGCGAGATGACGCCGACGAGCAGGATCGCGAGCACCGGCGTACGGAACCGGTCGTGCAGCCGGCCGAACACCCGGTTCGGGAGCACCCGGTCGCGGCCCATCGCGTAGAGGATCCGCGACACGCTCGCCTGCGACGCCATCGCCGACGCGAAACATCCCGCGACGTACGCGGCGGTGAAGAACGCCGCGAGGAAGCCGCCGCCGACGTGCTTCATCACGTCGAGCGCGGCGGAGTCCGCGTTGGTGAAGTCCTGCCACTGCGGGAAGGCCAGGTGCCCCACGTACGACACGCAGATGAAGGTCGCACCGCCGATGATGGTGACCAGCATGATCGCCTTCGGCACCCGGCGCGGTGCGTCGCGGGTCTCCTCCGACAGCGTGGAGA encodes:
- a CDS encoding amino acid permease, with product MTEQIHGQQPAAAAKTALRRVLGLPSLVLFGLAYMVPLTVFTTYGVVTEITAGHLPTAYVVTLVAMLFTAYCYGRMVKVHPYAGSAYTYTQQSFGPHVGFVAGWALMLDYLFLPMINYLVIGIYLKASFPAVPNWAWILTAIVAVTVLNVLGIKLVANANLVLVGFQIVFLAVFFALSFRTIAGGDPPSLTQPFVDAGLDPSTVLAGAAILCLSFLGFDAVSTLSEETRDAPRRVPKAIMLVTIIGGATFICVSYVGHLAFPQWQDFTNADSAALDVMKHVGGGFLAAFFTAAYVAGCFASAMASQASVSRILYAMGRDRVLPNRVFGRLHDRFRTPVLAILLVGVISLVALWISLTLAAAMISFGALVAFSFVNLSVIKKYVVDDRRRTARDIVLYGVIPGIGVLLTLWLWTSLSKTTFMVGLGWTAVGVGYLLVLTRFFTRRPPDLRLDDEDPTAEATAAR